One SAR202 cluster bacterium DNA window includes the following coding sequences:
- a CDS encoding dienelactone hydrolase family protein, which translates to MPRTEAMHAGQVEFKGHNGDTISGYLAAPAGGGPAGAVIVLHEIFGLVPHIKEVARKMAAHGYLALAPDLFHREGPGEPDDVAAAVRAAGGPPDARVIGDVAGAAKHLRSLPGSNGKVGVMGFCSGGRQTYLVACNIPDLNAAIDCYGGRVVANNPTDVNPRQPVAPIEMTANLACPLMGLFGAEDKSPSLDNVKRMEQELKKHGKTYEFHVYENAGHAFFADYRPSYRQAAAVDGWQKVFGWWERWLG; encoded by the coding sequence ATGCCACGTACCGAGGCGATGCATGCGGGCCAGGTGGAATTCAAAGGCCACAACGGGGACACGATATCCGGCTACCTGGCCGCGCCCGCCGGCGGGGGTCCGGCCGGCGCGGTGATAGTCCTCCACGAGATCTTCGGCCTCGTGCCGCACATCAAAGAGGTTGCCCGAAAGATGGCGGCCCACGGCTACCTGGCCCTTGCGCCGGACCTCTTCCACCGCGAGGGGCCGGGGGAGCCGGACGACGTGGCTGCCGCTGTCCGCGCCGCCGGCGGCCCCCCGGACGCGCGGGTCATCGGCGACGTCGCCGGCGCGGCGAAGCACCTCCGCTCGCTGCCCGGCTCAAACGGCAAGGTGGGCGTTATGGGCTTCTGCTCAGGCGGACGCCAGACTTACCTCGTCGCCTGCAACATCCCGGACCTTAACGCGGCCATCGATTGCTACGGCGGCAGGGTCGTGGCCAACAACCCCACAGACGTGAACCCCCGCCAGCCCGTCGCGCCAATCGAGATGACTGCGAATCTTGCCTGCCCCCTCATGGGCCTCTTCGGAGCAGAGGACAAGAGCCCCTCCCTGGACAACGTGAAACGCATGGAGCAGGAGCTCAAAAAGCACGGCAAAACGTACGAGTTCCACGTCTACGAAAACGCCGGCCACGCCTTCTTCGCAGACTACCGGCCAAGCTACCGTCAGGCCGCCGCCGTGGACGGCTGGCAGAAAGTATTCGGCTGGTGGGAGCGGTGGCTGGGGTGA